A region from the Aegilops tauschii subsp. strangulata cultivar AL8/78 chromosome 5, Aet v6.0, whole genome shotgun sequence genome encodes:
- the LOC109778688 gene encoding uncharacterized protein — MPSWPNSNETSDADDDEYMDEYNSMQMEYFVSELTLFSPMLGLGLGFELTLLFHVVLMCEVLWLIYMGLVLQQTPDTVIDPSFSGLVVESDRKCILHRQRPGRFVAFEGTDTGRRFIGCAITDGVNCGVLEWVDAPWPVILQRCLTKLWDMYHEENLGRVQDKEAHEIEVEKLKKELDSLANQYSQLVDDVSKLFDYQDGQKSHDMDYTSHELKEKKHQLEEQAKIEVQMEKLKLKKEQRCILQSQADIIQNTRKAMKEIEVDRDLLKEEKKKLEHVISELLKVGHGSKEKLDKIKQVVMEE, encoded by the exons ATGCCTTCCTGGCCCAACAGCAACGAGACATCCGACGCCGACGATGACGAGTACATGGATGAGTACAACAGCATGCAAATGGAGTATTTTGTAAGTGAGCTCACTCTGTTCTCTCctatgctagggttagggttagggtttgagCTCACTCTGCTCTTCCATGTAGTTCTTATGTGTGAGGTGTTGTGGCTGATATATATGGGGTTGGTACTGCAGCAAACTCCTGACACGGTGATAGATCCAAGTTTCAGTGGGCTTGTGGTTGAATCTGACCGTAAGTGCATCCTGCACAGGCAGAGACCAGGCAGGTTTGTGGCATTTGAAGGGACTGACACTGGAAGGAGATTCATTGGATGTGCTATTACG GATGGTGTGAACTGTGGTGTTCTGGAGTGGGTAGATGCCCCTTGGCCAGTAATTCTGCAGAGGTGTTTAACCAAGCTGTGGGATATGTATCATGAGGAGAACCTTGGTAGAGTCCAAGACAAAGAAGCTCATGAGATAGAGGTTGAGAAACTGAAGAAGGAGCTGGATTCTCTTGCCAATCAGTACAGTCAGCTTGTGGATGATGTATCCAAGCTGTTTGATTACCAGGATGGGCAGAAATCCCATGACATGGATTACACAAGCCATGAACTTAAGGAGAAGAAGCATCAGCTTGAGGAGCAGGCAAAGATTGAGGTTCAAATGGAGAAGCTTAAGCTGAAGAAAGAACAGAGGTGCATCCTACAGAGTCAAgctgatatcattcaaaacaccAGGAAGGCCATGAAGGAGATAGAAGTGGATAGAGACCTCcttaaagaagagaagaagaagctggAGCATGTCATTTCTGAGCTACTGAAGGTTGGTCATGGGTCCAAGGAAAAGCTGGACAAGATCAAACAAGTTGTCATGGAGGAGTGA
- the LOC109778705 gene encoding probable carboxylesterase 7 codes for MPISAPESSGRLLWAALLVAPLAAVLYQFPIQILNPRAPEPKAAPATAAMNAGAELELEYDMPGVLRVHKSGRVERFDGVETVPPCPSGDPANGVASKDVVLDPAANIHARLYLPSAVAATEPGKKLPVVVFFHGGAFFVHTAASPLYHRYCASLAAAVPAVVVSADYRLAPEHPIPAAYDDAFAALKAVVGACRPGGAEPWLAAHGDASRVVLAGDSAGANMAHATAIRLGKERIDGYGGKVSGVALLNPYFWGKEPVGGEPTDAGYRGGFERAWEVICSGKFGPDHPYINPAASPEEWRRLGSGRVLVTTAEHCWFVERARAYAEGVKACGWDGELQFHEAKGEAHVYFLPKYDSDTAVKELAMVADFVRRC; via the coding sequence ATGCCAATTTCTGCTCCAGAGTCGTCGGGACGATTGCTGTGGGCAGCTCTCCTCGTCGCTCCGCTCGCCGCTGTGCTCTACCAGTTCCCGATCCAAATCCTAAATCCCCGCGCCCCGGAGCCGAAGGCCgcgcccgccaccgccgccatgaACGCCGGCGCCGAGCTGGAGCTGGAGTACGACATGCCGGGCGTCCTGCGCGTGCACAAGAGCGGCCGCGTCGAGCGCTTCGACGGCGTCGAGACCGTCCCGCCCTGCCCCTCCGGGGACCCCGCCAACGGCGTCGCTTCCAAGGACGTCGTCCTCGACCCCGCGGCCAACATCCACGCCCGCCTCTAcctcccctccgccgtcgccgccacggAGCCAGGCAAGAAGCTCCCCGTCGTCGTCTTCTTCCACGGCGGCGCGTTCTTCGTCCACACCGCCGCCTCCCCGCTCTACCACAGGTACTGcgcctccctcgccgccgcggTCCCCGCCGTCGTCGTCTCGGCCGACTACCGTCTCGCCCCGGAGCACCCCATCCCGGCCGCCTACGACGACGCCTTCGCGGCCCTCAAGGCGGTCGTCGGCGCGTGCCGCCCGGGCGGCGCCGAGCCCTGGCTCGCCGCGCACGGCGACGCCTCCCGCGTCGTCCTCGCGGGCGACAGCGCCGGCGCCAACATGGCGCACGCCACGGCGATACGGCTGGGGAAGGAGCGCATCGACGGCTACGGCGGCAAGGTCAGCGGCGTGGCGCTCCTGAACCCCTACTTCTGGGGGAAAGAGCCGGTGGGCGGGGAGCCGACGGACGCCGGGTACCGCGGCGGCTTCGAGCGCGCGTGGGAGGTCATCTGCAGCGGCAAGTTCGGGCCCGACCACCCGTACATCAACCCGGCGGCGTCCCCGGAGGAGTGGAGGCGGCTCGGGAGCGGCCGCGTGCTGGTCACCACGGCGGAGCACTGCTGGTTCGTGGAGCGGGCGCGCGCGTACGCGGAGGGGGTCAAGGCTTGCGGGTGGGACGGCGAGCTCCAGTTCCACGAGGCCAAGGGCGAGGCGCATGTCTACTTCTTGCCCAAGTACGACTCGGACACCGCCGTCAAGGAGCTCGCCATGGTGGCGGATTTCGTCAGGCGCTGTTGA